The following are from one region of the Pseudodesulfovibrio piezophilus C1TLV30 genome:
- a CDS encoding universal stress protein has product MNISRILVPVDGSKHSDSAVTMAISLAKDKNASIVLLHIRRPVPVGLGKPNADDLLDYLTQGAETLMEQYRTQLDADGIDFVDLIIGGEVAEVVDNVAKVEKCDLIVMGSKGKSDLEGLIVGSTTHKVLHTTPLPVLVVK; this is encoded by the coding sequence ATGAACATCTCCAGAATCCTTGTTCCCGTTGACGGTTCCAAGCACTCTGACTCGGCCGTGACCATGGCCATCAGTCTGGCCAAGGACAAGAATGCCTCCATCGTTCTGCTGCATATCCGAAGGCCGGTCCCCGTGGGACTTGGAAAACCCAATGCGGATGACCTGCTTGACTACCTGACCCAGGGGGCAGAGACCCTCATGGAACAATACCGTACCCAACTTGATGCCGACGGCATCGACTTCGTGGACCTGATCATCGGCGGAGAAGTTGCGGAAGTCGTTGACAATGTAGCCAAAGTTGAAAAATGCGACCTCATTGTCATGGGGTCCAAGGGCAAGTCCGACCTTGAAGGTCTGATTGTCGGCTCAACGACCCACAAGGTGCTCCACACTACTCCTCTCCCTGTTCTGGTCGTCAAGTAG
- a CDS encoding glycosyltransferase family 4 protein — MKIVVIGGYAPSLINFRGPLLKRLVSLGHTVHALAPFHMPDVTPQLDAMGVEYSMIPLDRRGFNPFSDLGSLLHLKQVLYRIKPDMVLSYTFKPIVYGSLAARMAWVGHPKKVFAMVTGLGYAFTEDSGLKRRVLFNIAKGMYRSGLRSCDGVIFQNPDDETFFHKLKVLPSHAATTVVGGSGVDLEEYAPAPLPETPHFLCLSRLLGTKGIREYARAAIRLKTRHPEATFRLVGPQEEGADTIPPAEIETWRQQGMEICPGVEDVRPEIANASTYVLASYYREGTPRSILEAMSMGRPIITTKTPGCRETVLEGKNGFLVPPKDDEALGQAMERFITDPALCGPMGAASRALAEKKYDVNLVNDSILSFMGLL; from the coding sequence ATGAAAATAGTCGTCATCGGCGGATATGCTCCGTCGCTCATAAATTTCCGAGGTCCACTGCTGAAACGGCTTGTCTCATTGGGGCATACGGTCCACGCTCTGGCCCCTTTTCACATGCCCGATGTCACTCCACAGCTCGATGCCATGGGAGTGGAGTACTCCATGATCCCCCTTGACCGTCGCGGGTTCAACCCATTCTCTGACCTTGGCTCCCTGCTCCATCTCAAGCAGGTCCTCTACCGCATCAAGCCGGACATGGTTCTCTCGTATACTTTCAAGCCCATTGTCTACGGCTCCCTCGCAGCTCGCATGGCCTGGGTCGGACACCCCAAAAAGGTCTTCGCCATGGTCACGGGACTGGGTTACGCCTTCACCGAGGACAGTGGTCTGAAACGGCGTGTGCTGTTCAACATAGCCAAGGGGATGTATCGCTCCGGTTTGCGCTCATGCGATGGAGTCATCTTTCAAAACCCTGATGATGAAACCTTTTTCCACAAGCTCAAAGTCCTGCCGAGCCATGCCGCCACCACAGTCGTGGGCGGATCCGGGGTGGACCTTGAGGAATATGCACCAGCTCCTCTCCCTGAAACCCCACACTTCCTCTGCCTCTCCCGACTCCTCGGGACAAAAGGGATTCGAGAATATGCTCGCGCCGCCATACGCCTGAAAACACGTCACCCGGAGGCCACATTCCGTTTGGTCGGGCCTCAGGAAGAAGGAGCGGATACCATTCCGCCAGCCGAAATCGAAACATGGCGTCAGCAGGGCATGGAAATCTGTCCGGGGGTGGAAGACGTCCGGCCGGAAATAGCCAACGCCTCAACATATGTGCTCGCCAGCTATTACCGGGAAGGAACCCCCCGCTCGATACTGGAAGCCATGAGTATGGGCCGCCCGATCATCACCACCAAGACTCCGGGCTGTCGCGAAACCGTTCTTGAAGGGAAAAACGGATTTCTGGTGCCGCCAAAAGATGATGAAGCATTGGGTCAGGCCATGGAACGTTTCATAACAGACCCCGCGCTGTGCGGTCCCATGGGGGCGGCGAGCCGTGCCTTGGCCGAAAAAAAATACGACGTGAATCTGGTCAACGACTCCATATTATCCTTCATGGGCCTGCTATGA
- a CDS encoding DUF362 domain-containing protein, with protein MGRRRCLRILCILGSGLLSGVGFPVQSEAKVKKSRVVLIKTENRRQGIEQAMAEFDLSSYAGKKIALKANYNSSDPFPASTHPEALQTVLEVLGNASCGPIVLAERSGMGTTRAVLEDLGVFRICEEHGVEVVVMETLKEADYIQFQPEASHWRRGFLLALPFSWADKVVQICCLKTHQFGGDFTMSLKNGVGAIAKYDPADGYNYMQELHGSPKQRTLVAEISQAFHSDIIIMDGTKAFVTGGPHTGREVAPGVIVAGTDPVAVDAVGVAILRLYGTTPAVSRGKIFEQEQIRRAAELGIGIASAAQIELVPKGAGSQDFADKIRKIMMEG; from the coding sequence ATGGGAAGACGACGGTGTTTGCGGATTCTTTGTATACTTGGCAGCGGTCTGCTTTCCGGTGTCGGATTTCCCGTGCAAAGCGAGGCAAAGGTGAAGAAATCTCGCGTTGTTCTCATCAAGACGGAAAACCGCAGGCAGGGGATAGAACAGGCCATGGCCGAGTTCGACCTCTCCTCCTACGCAGGGAAAAAAATCGCTCTCAAGGCGAACTATAACAGCAGTGACCCGTTTCCAGCCTCAACCCATCCCGAGGCATTGCAGACGGTGCTGGAAGTATTGGGAAATGCCAGTTGCGGTCCCATTGTGTTGGCAGAGCGGAGCGGCATGGGGACGACTCGGGCCGTTTTGGAAGACCTCGGTGTTTTCAGGATATGCGAGGAACACGGTGTTGAAGTCGTGGTCATGGAGACGTTGAAAGAAGCTGACTATATTCAGTTTCAACCGGAGGCCAGTCATTGGCGGCGGGGCTTTTTGCTTGCCCTTCCTTTTTCCTGGGCGGACAAGGTCGTCCAGATATGTTGCCTGAAGACCCATCAGTTCGGTGGTGATTTTACCATGTCGCTCAAAAACGGTGTGGGGGCCATTGCCAAATATGATCCGGCGGATGGTTACAACTATATGCAGGAATTGCACGGGTCTCCGAAGCAGCGAACTCTTGTTGCCGAGATCAGTCAGGCTTTTCACAGTGATATTATCATTATGGATGGTACAAAGGCATTTGTCACCGGGGGACCGCATACTGGGCGTGAAGTTGCTCCCGGCGTCATTGTGGCAGGGACAGACCCGGTGGCCGTGGATGCGGTAGGTGTGGCAATCCTGCGGCTGTATGGAACGACCCCGGCGGTTTCTCGCGGGAAAATTTTTGAGCAGGAGCAGATTCGGCGAGCTGCGGAGTTGGGGATCGGCATTGCAAGCGCCGCACAGATTGAGCTTGTTCCCAAAGGGGCAGGAAGTCAGGATTTTGCGGATAAAATCAGGAAAATCATGATGGAAGGGTAG
- the fliP gene encoding flagellar type III secretion system pore protein FliP (The bacterial flagellar biogenesis protein FliP forms a type III secretion system (T3SS)-type pore required for flagellar assembly.), with amino-acid sequence MMRVTGKRLTIFLLALGATLLLPLLAQAQTPSIPKLTMELAAGQAEPGDISTLLEILFALTVLSMAPAIMLTMTSFTRIIIVFHFLRQAMGTQQMPPNQILAGLAIFMTVVIMAPVGTAINNTALQPYLNEEIQFQEALDRAQVPIREFMFKHTREKDLSIFYSITKEDRPKNKEEVNTLMLVAAFAISELKTGFTIGFLIYIPFLILDMVVASILLAMGMMMLPPVMISLPFKILLFILIDGWNLLIGSLVNTFQ; translated from the coding sequence ATGATGAGGGTCACTGGAAAACGCCTGACGATTTTCCTGCTCGCCCTCGGCGCAACACTGTTGCTCCCTCTGCTGGCCCAGGCACAGACTCCGAGCATCCCCAAGCTGACCATGGAACTGGCTGCCGGGCAAGCCGAGCCGGGCGACATCTCGACTCTGCTCGAAATCCTCTTTGCTCTTACCGTGCTCAGCATGGCCCCGGCCATCATGCTGACCATGACCTCATTCACCCGCATCATCATTGTCTTCCATTTTCTGCGCCAAGCCATGGGAACCCAGCAGATGCCTCCCAACCAGATTCTGGCGGGACTGGCCATCTTCATGACCGTCGTCATCATGGCCCCCGTGGGCACGGCCATCAATAACACGGCCCTGCAACCCTATCTCAATGAGGAAATCCAATTCCAGGAAGCCCTGGACCGGGCGCAGGTTCCCATCCGGGAATTCATGTTTAAGCACACCCGAGAAAAGGACCTGTCCATCTTCTATTCCATCACCAAGGAAGACCGCCCGAAAAACAAGGAGGAGGTCAACACCCTGATGCTGGTGGCTGCCTTTGCCATTTCCGAGCTGAAGACAGGTTTTACCATCGGTTTTCTTATTTATATTCCATTCCTTATCCTGGATATGGTCGTGGCCTCCATCCTGCTTGCCATGGGTATGATGATGTTGCCGCCGGTCATGATATCCCTGCCGTTCAAGATTCTACTTTTTATTCTGATCGACGGCTGGAATCTACTCATCGGATCGCTGGTCAATACGTTTCAGTAG
- the fliQ gene encoding flagellar biosynthesis protein FliQ: MTPEFVVGFARQAIEMTLIISLPMLGIGMVVGIFISILQAATQIQEMTLTMVPKIVAIFVALLIAFPWIMDKMMTYTTNLFLNLPNYIR; this comes from the coding sequence ATGACGCCAGAATTTGTTGTCGGTTTTGCCAGACAGGCCATTGAGATGACACTGATCATCTCTTTGCCCATGCTCGGCATCGGCATGGTGGTGGGAATCTTCATTTCGATCCTTCAGGCTGCCACGCAGATTCAGGAGATGACCCTGACCATGGTTCCCAAAATCGTGGCGATCTTTGTGGCCCTGCTCATTGCATTCCCATGGATAATGGATAAAATGATGACGTATACAACTAATCTTTTCCTCAATCTTCCCAATTATATACGATAA
- a CDS encoding glutamine synthetase family protein has protein sequence MSIPVFNCKNADDVMKAVKDYDVSFIQYWFLDILGTLKSFQITPNELEASFEEGMGFDGSSILGFCRIDESDMVAMPDPTTFQICSWRPSEKPVARMFCDVVNPDGSPFEADSRFVLKKVMGQAAEKGYTFYVGPELEFFLFADDQDTEILDAGGYFDAPPLDLGNNIRRDIIFALDAMGIQVEYSHHEVAPSQHEIDLRYQEGMKMADTAMTYRVVVKETARKHGCYATFMPKPIFGENGSGMHVHQSLFKNGKNVFYDASDEYHLSAEGKSYIAGILKHAPEFVAVTNQWVNSYKRLVPGYEAPVYIAWARRNRSALVRVPMYKPGKEAATRMELRCPDPAANPYLCFAVQLAAGLRGMEENYKLADPVEDDIFAMNDRQLKRNRIKALPGSLHEAAMNLKKSDFMKEVLGEHLHTALVENKIAEWDEYRTQVTEYELDKYLPIL, from the coding sequence ATGAGCATTCCGGTATTCAACTGCAAGAACGCCGATGATGTGATGAAAGCCGTCAAAGACTACGATGTCAGCTTCATCCAGTACTGGTTCCTGGATATCCTCGGGACCCTGAAAAGCTTCCAGATTACCCCGAACGAACTTGAGGCATCCTTCGAGGAAGGCATGGGATTTGATGGGTCTTCCATTCTCGGCTTCTGCCGAATCGATGAATCCGATATGGTTGCCATGCCCGACCCGACCACATTTCAGATATGTTCCTGGCGACCCAGCGAAAAACCAGTGGCACGCATGTTCTGCGATGTCGTCAACCCCGACGGTTCGCCGTTCGAGGCCGATTCCCGTTTCGTCCTGAAAAAGGTCATGGGACAGGCTGCCGAAAAAGGCTATACTTTCTATGTCGGCCCCGAGCTTGAATTTTTCCTGTTTGCCGATGATCAGGACACCGAAATTCTCGACGCAGGCGGTTACTTCGACGCACCACCTCTTGATTTGGGCAACAATATCCGACGCGACATTATCTTCGCCCTGGATGCCATGGGCATTCAGGTGGAATACTCCCACCACGAAGTTGCGCCGTCTCAACACGAAATCGACCTGCGCTATCAGGAAGGCATGAAAATGGCCGACACAGCCATGACATACCGTGTCGTGGTCAAGGAGACTGCTCGGAAACACGGCTGTTATGCGACCTTCATGCCCAAGCCCATTTTCGGTGAAAACGGGTCCGGCATGCATGTGCATCAATCCCTGTTCAAGAACGGCAAAAACGTCTTTTATGACGCTTCTGACGAGTACCACCTCTCTGCCGAAGGCAAATCCTACATAGCGGGAATACTGAAACACGCCCCCGAGTTCGTGGCCGTGACCAACCAGTGGGTCAATTCCTACAAACGCCTCGTCCCCGGTTATGAAGCCCCTGTGTATATTGCCTGGGCCAGACGCAACCGCTCTGCCCTGGTCCGCGTCCCCATGTACAAACCAGGCAAGGAAGCAGCCACTCGCATGGAATTGCGTTGCCCGGACCCGGCTGCCAACCCCTATCTCTGCTTCGCAGTCCAGCTTGCAGCCGGTCTCAGGGGAATGGAAGAAAACTACAAGCTGGCAGACCCGGTTGAAGACGACATCTTCGCCATGAATGATCGCCAGCTCAAACGAAACAGGATTAAGGCTTTGCCGGGATCTCTGCATGAAGCGGCCATGAACCTGAAAAAATCCGACTTCATGAAGGAAGTTCTCGGAGAGCACCTGCATACGGCTCTGGTGGAAAACAAGATTGCCGAGTGGGATGAATACCGCACACAGGTCACGGAGTATGAACTGGACAAGTATCTGCCTATTCTCTAA
- a CDS encoding sugar transferase gives MKRCLDLGITLLALIIFWPFMVLVALLVRIRLGSPVFFRQIRPGRHGKPFEIIKFRTMRDLSGPDGVPLPDCDRLTPFGRFLRSTSLDELPELLNVLRGEMSLVGPRPLLMHYLDRYTPFQARRHEVRPGITGWAQINGRNALSWEQKFEYDVWYIDHQSVTLDIKIIWLTIGSVFKREDVCQPGHATMEEFMGTDAPGKKEESS, from the coding sequence ATGAAACGATGCCTTGATCTCGGAATCACCCTCCTCGCCCTGATCATATTCTGGCCGTTCATGGTATTGGTTGCGCTGCTGGTCCGCATCCGGCTCGGCAGTCCGGTGTTCTTTCGTCAGATACGTCCGGGACGCCACGGCAAGCCTTTCGAAATCATCAAGTTTCGCACCATGCGCGATCTTTCCGGTCCGGACGGTGTTCCGTTGCCTGATTGTGACAGGTTAACCCCCTTCGGGCGATTCCTGCGCTCTACATCGCTTGATGAATTACCGGAGCTTCTCAATGTGCTCAGGGGGGAGATGTCCCTTGTCGGACCACGCCCCCTGCTCATGCATTACCTGGACCGGTACACCCCGTTCCAGGCCCGTCGGCACGAAGTTCGCCCGGGCATTACCGGGTGGGCACAGATCAACGGACGCAATGCCCTCTCATGGGAACAAAAATTTGAATATGATGTCTGGTACATAGACCACCAATCAGTTACACTGGATATCAAGATCATTTGGTTGACCATCGGCTCTGTTTTCAAAAGAGAGGACGTCTGCCAGCCCGGACACGCCACCATGGAAGAATTCATGGGCACCGATGCTCCGGGAAAAAAGGAGGAAAGCTCATGA
- a CDS encoding Lon protease family protein — MKKMTPLPAQGLSPAKLRASLSPERVPFADSSKIPARNAYPSFQPRAIQALSLALEIPGNEHNVYVSGEPNMGRTYFVKSFLKPAAAKRPAPCDWIFLHNFEDNDRPTCLAVPAGQGRKLKQAQHKAMTLIRQEIPARFEKDAFQKKHESMVKKFNTRREELFSRMDATAEKENFSLSLDDDGVLTLSPIVDGEVVSDKDFDKFKPAQRKELKAKGEDLLARVSSILRQVNQNEVEMRDSETDLHRETAKMVMEECFSSVSQKFKTIEGLTDYFEALVEEVVENVDQFMPKDSSLAGLLPEGMQGGEDFFNRFEINLFVDNGKTKGAPVVVEDHPTAFNLLGSIEREAEMGALYTDFSLIKAGSLHKANGGFLILNIEDLLSNPNSWEGLLRALRSGQSRIEDPVDPDQVRARTLQPAPVNLDIKIILIGTDEHYEMLLYNDDRFDKYFKLKAHLQHAAPRTAANIKSYLYVIGQTAREAKTLPFTREALAGLVDFASRLVEDQKRISLYVPLIRERMIEASAMARMAGKNTVGLPELADAVYAKDYRVNLYEEEFMTDYDRQVIKVETSGEAVGRANGLSVTQFGDYEFGLPHQISCTVGVGHGGILDLEREAQMGGPIHTKGMMIIKSYLVRLFAQDKPIVLTGSLCFEQSYGGIDGDSASGAELASLLSALSGVPINLSYAFTGAVSQSGAVMAVGGVNRKIEGFFEVCRRRKLTGNQGVILPADNVVNLMLKDEVVQAVAEGKFTIFPVKTIEEAMLILTGMRCGKPNRHGKYPTNSLYHRVNRRLAELGTLAAPGKEA; from the coding sequence ATGAAGAAAATGACCCCTTTGCCGGCCCAAGGACTTTCCCCAGCCAAGCTGCGCGCATCCCTGTCCCCGGAACGCGTTCCCTTTGCGGACAGCTCGAAAATCCCTGCCCGCAATGCTTACCCCAGCTTTCAACCTCGGGCGATCCAGGCACTTTCCCTGGCCCTGGAGATTCCGGGGAATGAGCATAATGTCTATGTCTCAGGTGAACCGAACATGGGACGGACCTATTTCGTCAAATCCTTCCTAAAACCCGCAGCTGCCAAACGTCCGGCTCCATGTGACTGGATTTTTCTGCATAATTTTGAAGACAACGATCGTCCAACCTGCCTCGCCGTCCCCGCTGGACAGGGACGCAAACTCAAACAGGCCCAACACAAGGCCATGACCTTGATTCGTCAGGAAATTCCCGCACGCTTTGAAAAAGATGCCTTCCAGAAAAAACACGAAAGCATGGTCAAGAAATTCAATACCAGACGTGAAGAACTTTTTAGCCGCATGGATGCCACGGCTGAAAAAGAGAACTTCAGTCTGAGCCTGGATGACGACGGTGTCTTGACGCTTTCCCCCATCGTGGACGGTGAAGTTGTTTCGGACAAGGATTTCGACAAGTTCAAACCGGCTCAGCGAAAAGAATTGAAGGCCAAAGGCGAAGACCTGCTGGCACGAGTCAGTTCCATCCTGCGCCAGGTCAATCAAAATGAAGTGGAAATGCGCGACTCCGAAACCGATCTCCATCGGGAAACGGCCAAAATGGTCATGGAAGAATGCTTTTCATCAGTAAGCCAGAAATTCAAGACCATTGAAGGGTTGACCGATTATTTCGAGGCTCTTGTGGAAGAGGTTGTGGAGAATGTCGACCAATTCATGCCAAAGGATTCATCCCTTGCAGGGTTGCTTCCCGAGGGAATGCAGGGGGGAGAAGATTTTTTCAACCGCTTTGAGATCAATCTCTTCGTAGACAACGGCAAAACAAAGGGCGCGCCGGTGGTCGTGGAGGATCACCCCACGGCTTTCAACCTGCTCGGCTCCATTGAACGCGAAGCTGAAATGGGTGCTTTGTACACGGACTTTTCCTTGATCAAAGCTGGCTCCCTGCACAAGGCCAATGGTGGTTTTCTCATTCTCAACATTGAAGACCTGCTCTCCAATCCCAACTCATGGGAAGGCCTTCTCCGCGCCCTGCGTTCAGGACAATCTCGTATTGAGGACCCGGTGGACCCGGACCAGGTACGTGCCCGGACTCTTCAGCCCGCGCCCGTCAATCTGGATATCAAGATCATCCTCATCGGCACAGACGAACACTATGAGATGCTTCTCTACAACGATGATCGTTTCGACAAATATTTCAAACTTAAGGCGCACCTTCAGCACGCCGCACCACGCACGGCTGCCAATATCAAGAGCTACCTATACGTCATAGGGCAAACGGCTCGCGAAGCCAAAACCCTGCCATTTACCCGTGAAGCCTTGGCCGGTCTGGTGGATTTCGCTTCCCGCCTGGTTGAAGACCAGAAGCGGATTTCACTCTATGTCCCCCTGATTCGCGAACGTATGATCGAAGCGTCTGCCATGGCCCGTATGGCTGGCAAAAACACTGTCGGCCTGCCTGAATTGGCCGATGCCGTTTATGCCAAGGACTATCGTGTCAATCTCTACGAAGAAGAGTTCATGACCGACTATGACCGGCAGGTCATCAAGGTGGAAACCTCGGGCGAAGCTGTGGGACGCGCAAACGGTCTGTCCGTCACTCAATTCGGCGACTATGAATTCGGTTTGCCACATCAGATTTCCTGCACAGTGGGTGTCGGACACGGCGGCATTCTTGATTTGGAACGCGAAGCGCAGATGGGTGGCCCGATCCATACCAAAGGCATGATGATCATCAAATCCTATCTGGTACGTCTGTTCGCCCAAGACAAACCCATCGTCCTCACCGGCTCACTCTGCTTCGAACAATCCTACGGCGGCATTGACGGAGACTCCGCATCAGGAGCGGAGTTGGCATCCCTCCTCTCGGCGTTGTCAGGTGTGCCGATCAACCTTTCCTATGCCTTTACCGGAGCAGTTTCCCAATCCGGTGCAGTCATGGCCGTCGGCGGTGTCAACCGTAAAATCGAAGGGTTTTTCGAAGTCTGCCGTCGCAGGAAACTCACAGGAAATCAGGGAGTGATTCTCCCTGCCGACAACGTGGTCAATCTAATGCTCAAGGATGAGGTGGTCCAGGCTGTTGCCGAAGGGAAATTCACCATATTCCCGGTCAAGACCATTGAGGAAGCAATGCTTATCCTCACAGGCATGCGATGCGGAAAACCAAATAGACACGGAAAATATCCTACAAACTCTCTCTATCATAGAGTCAACCGCAGGCTCGCCGAACTGGGTACGCTTGCAGCACCAGGCAAAGAAGCATAA